Proteins from a genomic interval of Yarrowia lipolytica chromosome 1E, complete sequence:
- a CDS encoding uncharacterized protein (Compare to YALI0E33869g, similar to DEHA0F07568g Debaryomyces hansenii IPF 8525.1, similar to Saccharomyces cerevisiae YBR062C; ancestral locus Anc_3.279), protein MSNYEQDHNITNESANGSTDQDGNHPRNTLGANLQQFLNVERDRDRRAGVSDTNPGPEYVPAFERAIRQLDRNEIIDFFVQFIDGLDLQTGEAPKPKGLGQEYLDTLDRVPKKQLKESDSCAICSTPYLEDEFPLVVRLPCNRKHHFDLECIAPWLKLNATCPMCRKDLAAKAEIEPDSEEEFDDTYG, encoded by the coding sequence ATGTCCAACTACGAACAGGACCACAATATCACCAACGAGTCTGCCAACGGATCCACCGACCAAGACGGAAACCACCCTCGAAACACTCTCGGAGCCAACCTCCAGCAGTTTCTGAATGTCGAAAGAGATCGAGATCGGAGGGCTGGAGTGTCGGACACTAACCCCGGCCCAGAATACGTTCCTGCTTTCGAGCGGGCGATCCGCCAGCTAGACAGGAACGAAATCATCGACTTCTTCGTCCAGTTCATCGACGGACTGGATCTCCAGACAGGTGAAgcccccaagcccaagggGCTGGGTCAGGAGTATCTTGACACCCTGGATCGTGTCCCCaagaagcagctcaaggagtcAGACTCATGCGCCATCTGTTCCACGCCGTACCTGGAGGATGAGTTTCCACTGGTAGTGCGACTTCCATGCAACAGAAAGCACCACTTTGATCTGGAATGCATCGCTCCATGGCTCAAGCTGAATGCCACCTGCCCCATGTGTCGAAAGGATCTGGCAGCCAAGGCCGAGATCGAGCCTGAcagcgaggaggagtttgacgaCACTTACGGTTAA
- a CDS encoding uncharacterized protein (Compare to YALI0E33913g, no similarity hypoithetical start), whose amino-acid sequence MTSLDFAFPPRLDHSFPASPRQMPAITIERGDSGTTSQSSESSEASAASTTSTMASSLGADVSSRTASPRKHAHRRSAAVSCDFDAQVLFNKHDYLPPNPHKQNISTSTTTLAPPQPVSIPAASQSPKRDVAFIDPPRVLGSPPRMASPSVSEQSSSSQLSTSQISSRSASPSKSSSPKKNRHKKVRSWAGSLIKFRSSSSLRKGKSPMNNTPGNGNGNGNNTNSMTDENTTLSSPTLSSPTLHSSSYIATNDPFYCPGAGSPEVSPSPSSKEFETIDLDAALYPLTLPPSTTSRFHRRSESAPEAMLDPTRGMKRKIRALVGEDLLSLNGSSADDAIIEEEEPSSAEALGEPSELSEPVLTPASSTCSQLVSANASASSLVSVSSSSTRSRSRTRFHRSYNNDLAQAMKDRKERDERDKREKQEAELQAQTPGKSFESTFAATTPAGSGSMHATPTAPTGACSSLQSPLRTVRKMDAPRLLGSPSRMVSQDLPRYTYEEEPRFSTHYSFTSEWNDDFGEPGPVEHADVSAVSSRTSDISEVHSDRNSVSRYQSHHQQHGHHQHSHHQHSPSSHKNVAARMWGWVKRK is encoded by the coding sequence ATGACTTCCCTAGATTTTGCATTCCCCCCGCGGCTCGACCACAGCTTTCCCGCATCTCCTCGACAGATGCCGGCCATCACGATAGAACGAGGCGACTCAGGCACCACTTCACAGTCCTCCGAGTCGTCTGAGGCCTCTGCTgcatccaccacctcgaCCATGGCATCCTCGCTAGGCGCAGACGTGTCTTCGCGCACCGCATCGCCCCGCAAACACGCCCATCGTCGATCAGCAGCCGTGTCCTGTGACTTCGACGCCCAGGTGCTTTTCAACAAGCATGATTACTTACCCCCCAACCCGCATAAGCAGAACATtagcaccagcaccaccacTCTGGCGCCTCCTCAGCCCGTCTCTATTCCTGCGGCTTCACAGTCGCCTAAACGAGACGTGGCATTTATTGATCCTCCCCGAGTGCTCGGTTCTCCCCCCCGAATGGCGTCTCCTTCTGTGTCGGAACAGTCGTCTTCGTCACAGCTGTCGACGTCGCAGATTTCGTCGCGATCCGCCTCGCCGTCGAAATCTTCGTCACCCAAAAAGAACCGACACAAAAAGGTGCGATCCTGGGCCGGCTCGCTCATCAAGTTCCGGTCCTCATCGTCCCTCAGAAAGGGAAAGAGCCCCATGAACAATACCCCaggcaacggcaacggcaacggcaacaacaccaacagtATGACGGATGAAAACACGACTCTTTCTTCACCCACCCTGTCGTCCCCCACACTGCACTCGTCGTCGTACATTGCCACCAACGACCCTTTCTACTGCCCCGGTGCTGGCTCACCGGAGGTGTCCCCCTCTCCCTCTtccaaggagtttgagacCATCGATCTCGATGCCGCCCTCTACCCCCTAACGCTGCCTCCTTCTACTACAAGCCGGTTCCACCGTCGGTCCGAGTCCGCCCCGGAGGCCATGCTGGACCCCACCCGTGGCATGAAGCGCAAGATCCGAGCCCTGGTTGGCGAGGACCTGTTGTCGCTCAATGGGTCGTCCGCTGATGATGCAATTatcgaggaagaggagcccTCTAGCGCTGAGGCTCTGGGTGAGCCTTCTGAGCTCTCTGAGCCCGTCCTCACCCCCGCATCATCCACGTGTTCGCAGCTGGTTTCTGCGAATGCCTCCGCCTCTTCTCTGGTGTCTGTCTCGTCGTCCTCTACCCGATCACGCTCTCGAACCCGGTTCCATAGATCCTACAACAATGATCTGGCCCAGGCTATGAAGGACCGCAAGGAGCGAGACGAGCGGGACAAGCGAGAGAAGCAGGAGGCTGAGCTCCAGGCCCAGACTCCCGGAAAATCATTTGAGTCTACGTTTGCTGCTACTACCCCAGCCGGCTCGGGTTCTATGCACGCGACTCCCACTGCTCCTACTGGTGCCTGTTCCTCTCTGCAGTCTCCTCTTCGAACCGTCCGAAAGATGGATGCTCCCCGACTTCTCggctctccttctcgtaTGGTGTCTCAGGACTTGCCCCGGTATAcctacgaggaggagccgcGGTTCTCTACACATTACTCATTCACATCCGAGTGGAACGATGATTTCGGAGAGCCCGGCCCCGTGGAGCATGCGGACGTGAGTGCTGTGAGCAGCCGGACGTCCGATATCAGTGAGGTGCATTCGGACCGAAACAGCGTGTCTCGATACCAATCCCACCATCAACAGCACGGTCACCACCAGCACAGCCACCACCAGCACAGCCCTTCGTCCCACAAAAATGTCGCCGCGCGAATGTGGGGCTGGGTCAAGAGAAAGTAA
- a CDS encoding uncharacterized protein (Compare to YALI0E33935g, weakly similar to KLLA0F16709g Kluyveromyces lactis), which produces MRGSIVKAGPMASNAVLSHIDMSTHLVVCTHGVWGTRAHFNYIVEQLLETNSKTMEFYQDDSTCIEDSLAELKSRQGDVVVIYRTRGNEGYSTYDGIDVCGARLAEEAETLISLIENNSDRKVDRLSMAGYSLGGLMSRYAVGLLYTRGVFNRIPPASFTTFCTPHVGVRVLGESRLASAFNSLAGSLMGKTGKQLFLEDRVRVRETAMTDSNREQFSKPMPLLEIMSYAESSFSKGLAAFQHRNLYANVVNDSRTAWYTAGIYDFDPFKGVNMESVTLPTVEGTNEIIVDTSRLNNIKLQQSDTSNLLAPPPEAIKQPPGWLERRFRWAKVLYNIAVTMPMYAVTWIASAIFYGIISNRRRVQYAKGEYWKNNTSDDFVGALFNGKVHSPGDKSSESSSSSSSQSHGHHRSHSLEEGAFRTALEDQVDKTMDSMFTAMEYKTTEGDTLDLTKTKLVLSDSQKTIIENLSKLKWDKTAIHIRATKQAHAGAIVRHPDPSFYEGKTVVKHWIDNKARL; this is translated from the coding sequence ATGAGAGGAAGTATAGTTAAGGCTGGCCCTATGGCCAGTAACGCCGTCCTCTCCCATATCGACATGTCCACCCATCTTGTTGTTTGCACCCACGGCGTGTGGGGAACCCGCGCCCACTTCAATTACATTgtggagcagctgctggagaccaACTCCAAGACCATGGAGTTCTACCAGGACGACTCCACCTGCATCGAGGACTCGCTGGCTGAACTCAAGTCCCGCCAGGGAGACGTCGTGGTCATCTATCGAACGCGAGGCAACGAGGGCTACTCCACCTACGACGGAATCGACGTCTGTGGCGCCCGTCTGGCCGAGGAAGCCGAGACTCTCATTTCGCTGATTGAAAACAACTCCGACAGAAAGGTGGATCGTCTCTCAATGGCAGGCTACTCCCTGGGGGGTCTGATGTCGCGATACGCCGTTGGTCTGCTGTACACGCGTGGAGTGTTCAATCGAAttcctcctgcttctttcACCACCTTTTGCACACCTCATGTTGGTGTTCGAGTGCTTGGAGAAAGCAGACTGGCCAGCGCCTTCAACTCCCTCGCAGGATCGCTCATGGGCAAGACAGGTAAGCAATTGTTCCTGGAGGACcgagtgcgagtacgagaAACCGCAATGACCGACTCCAACCGAGAACAATTCTCCAAGCCCATGCCCTTGCTGGAAATCATGTCCTACGCCGAAtcgtccttctccaaggGACTCGCAGCCTTCCAGCACAGAAACCTGTACGCCAACGTGGTCAATGACTCGCGAACGGCGTGGTACACTGCAGGAATCTACGATTTCGACCCCTTTAAGGGTGTCAACATGGAGTCTGTTACTCTGCCTACAGTGGAAGGCACCAATGAGATCATTGTCGATACCTCGCgtctcaacaacatcaagcTGCAACAGTCGGacacctccaacctccTAGCTCCTCCGCCAGAGGCAATCAAACAGCCTCCCGGATGGCTGGAACGCCGGTTCCGATGGGCAAAGGTCCTCTACAACATTGCCGTCACCATGCCCATGTACGCCGTCACCTGGATTGCGTCTGCCATCTTCTACGGCATCATTTCCAACCGGCGTCGAGTGCAATACGCCAAGGGCGAGTACTGGAAGAACAATACTTCTGATGACTTTGTTGGAGCTCTCTTCAACGGCAAGGTGCACTCTCCTGGCGACAAGTCATccgagtcttcttcttcttcttcttctcagtcGCACGGACACCACAGATCACATTCCCTGGAGGAAGGTGCGTTCCGTACGGCCTTGGAGGATCAGGTGGACAAGACGATGGACTCCATGTTCACTGCCATGGAGTACAAGACCACGGAGGGGGACACGTTGGATCtgaccaagaccaagttGGTGCTATCGGACAGCCAAAAGACCATCATTGAGAACCTCAGTAAGCTCAAGTGGGATAAGACCGCCATCCACATCCGTGCCACCAAACAGGCCCATGCTGGTGCCATTGTGCGTCATCCAGACCCGTCCTTCTATGAAGGTAAGACCGTTGTCAAGCACTGGATTGACAACAAGGCCCGTCTTTGA
- a CDS encoding uncharacterized protein (Compare to YALI0E33957g, similar to uniprot|P06633 Saccharomyces cerevisiae YOR202w HIS3 imidazoleglycerol-phosphate dehydratase singleton, similar to Saccharomyces cerevisiae HIS3 (YOR202W); ancestral locus Anc_8.612) has product MTRRIASIRRETKETKIQIAISIDGGALELPGPTMLPEGADVSHAYQKTDTQHISVWTGVAFFDHMLHALAKHSGWSLLVECIGDVHVDDHHTVEDTAIALGGCFKEALGHLRGIKRYGYAYAPLDEALSRCVVDLSNRAYCVTELGLKRERVGQLSCEMVPHIFESFAHSAAITIHVDVIRGANDHHRIESAFKATALALRMASSITFGDEVPSTKGVLR; this is encoded by the coding sequence atgACCCGACGAATCGCCAGCATCCGACGAgagaccaaggagaccAAAATCCAGATCGCCATAAGCAtagatggaggagctctCGAGCTGCCAGGCCCCACCATGCTCCCCGAGGGAGCTGATGTTTCTCACGCCTACCAGAAGACCGATACCCAGCACATTTCCGTGTGGACCGGCGTCGCCTTCTTCGACCACATGCTGCACGCTCTGGCCAAGCACTCCGGCTGGTCTCTGCTAGTCGAGTGCATCGGAGACGTCCATGTTGACGACCATCACACCGTGGAGGACACCGCTATCGCACTTGGAGGCTGCTtcaaggaggctctgggCCACCTGCGAGGCATCAAACGATACGGATACGCATATGCCCCTCTTGACGAGGCACTATCGCGATGCGTTGTGGATCTGTCCAACCGAGCATACTGTGTGACTGAGCTTGGTCTCAAGCGAGAGCGAGTGGGCCAGCTGTCTTGTGAGATGGTCCCCCACATCTTTGAGTCTTTTGCTCACTCCGCTGCCATCACCATCCACGTCGACGTCATCCGAGGTGCCAACGACCATCACAGAATCGAGTCTGCATTCAAGGCCACTGCGCTGGCTCTGCGTATGGCATCCTCCATCACATTCGGAGACGAGGTTCCTTCCACAAAGGGTGTTCTTAGATAA
- a CDS encoding uncharacterized protein (Compare to YALI0E33979g, no similarity, similar to Saccharomyces cerevisiae MRP51 (YPL118W); ancestral locus Anc_8.613): MSFGRLFRQSRIPAMHTSENVSPHAPTTQLVGSMRGKGKKLEYGLKHSRNPKQPKMVSVAGQDWLGLGTDYRPQDMGFARAQEQFSTAGIALEGPPLIQTASQSNLSYAFIKWCNDRGVKRSALDGEYLIQLAKEYAATQKFGPWDSISTKPVAGPSYFPKGSLHTSRNGVMANPMLPARIVDDQRTKAACIGVVATCEVNDSSIKHHRDKIVMMEVQGAKLDNDKLIMKLQSTTKKASANVWKDYTGSQKLQRMHADSNKHSQHRKYEKLFDLLQ, from the coding sequence ATGTCCTTTGGACGCCTGTTCCGACAGTCACGCATACCGGCGATGCACACGTCGGAGAACGTGTCACCACATGCGCCAACCACACAACTGGTCGGATCAATGCGGGGCAAAGggaagaagctggagtATGGACTCAAGCACAGCCGGAACCCCAAACAGCCGAAaatggtgtctgtggccgGCCAGGATTGGTTAGGACTCGGCACCGACTATCGACCCCAGGACATGGGCTTTGCACGCGCCCAGGAGCAGTTTTCCACCGCCGGAATCGCCCTGGAAGGACCTCCCTTAATACAAACTGCATCACAGTCCAACCTCAGTTACGCCTTCATCAAGTGGTGCAACGACCGAGGCGTCAAGCGCAGCGCTCTGGACGGCGAGTATCTCATCCAGCTTGCCAAAGAGTACGCTGCAACACAAAAATTCGGTCCGTGGGACTCAATATCCACGAAACCCGTGGCTGGACCGTCCTACTTCCCCAAGGGATCGCTACACACATCTCGTAACGGAGTCATGGCAAATCCCATGTTACCAGCACGTATTGTGGATGATCAGCGCACAAAAGCTGCTTGCATCGGCGTTGTGGCTACCTGTGAAGTGAACGACTCGTCTATCAAACACCACAGAGACAAGATTGTGATGATGGAGGTCCAGGGggccaagctggacaaTGACAAGTTGATTATGAAGCTGCAATCGACGACGAAAAAGGCGAGTGCCAACGTGTGGAAGGACTATACGGGATCTCAAAAGCTGCAAAGAATGCACGCGGATAGTAACAAACATTCGCAGCACAGAAAGTACGAAAAGCTGTTTGATTTGCTGCAGTGA
- a CDS encoding uncharacterized protein (Compare to YALI0E34001g, some similarities with uniprot|P38692 Saccharomyces cerevisiae YHR102w NRK1 ser/thr protein kinase that interacts with CDC31P P108.1.f6.1, similar to Saccharomyces cerevisiae SPS1 (YDR523C); ancestral locus Anc_1.24), with amino-acid sequence MINSLYRLLQNIELSTSPPQHWDMQTSTPVTSIYQRQEVIGRGNFGVVYKGYHKKTKQLVAIKVLNLDTAEDDVKEVQHEIQLLSQLKLADAENITRYHGSYLHGSRLWIIMEYCAGGSVRTLMKAGRIEERHLSVITRELLIAIQYMHKAGIIHRDIKAANILITQQGRVQLCDFGVAAQLVSSKTKRSTIVGTPYWMAPEVITEGASYNVKADIWSLGITLYEIATGSPPLSDQEAMRAIFLIPRNKPARLEGSQYSAALKEIVALCLDELPDERPSAEELSKTKFVRGSKGIPTSTIKDLISRYMHWREHNKSRDSMAVYNRHSIGSEEDIVDHSDDFRWDFDTSTAPDDARVEVHNGQMDFRPEPTHAYRDIGEMGTQVLLQSTVSASEVLEQRYEQQQGLQQGQLHDLTTATNTMTVPQEEEEPHPLLELFVDENEPPAPPAPPAPPAHAPMPARPELSSSMSLPTVPTQKTQMASMAPTLNDLREEGEPPGVPPMAMSRRKTLGRGSKMGASPEKDHPQPPPLQHSHSFAQTQGQGQNLNQTTHSGQATHPGLGGLPQVQQPPQLQQQLPPQIKQPPHQIQHPQPPLMPQLHQTMPPVPHTQPPPSQMPPLPQQQPPQQPLAPPPLMAQAPPPPTPMHHSSASLAAVAAAKSAINSANPSSGASLAAPHQVYPKRTPSPIRGSPPPVKRPSSPPPQFHRPSISSVSSISSAAASPSAASPVMSHKSSVSSEDGGHASPPLIPRSENPQLATRSASVPDVVMPRSDVNGKSPAFNTEKPAKLRNVNLQIKMPPAQAPPMPDAFMTPARKEDYTPSLNVPSQPSSRRPSRAAQTQPPVQSTLQFPPIPKIDLSVLLDPAPHADVTRELEKLLTSFGDALKVMEDGFSSL; translated from the coding sequence atgatAAACTCGCTTTACAGACTACTACAGAACATCGAGCTGTCCacgtctcctcctcaacactGGGATATGCAGACATCCACGCCCGTCACGTCCATCTACCAGCGCCAGGAGGTCATCGGTCGCGGCAACTTTGGCGTGGTCTACAAGGGCTACCACAAAAAGaccaagcagctggtggCTATCAAGGTACTCAACCTAGACACGGCAGAGGACGACGTCAAGGAGGTCCAGCATGAGATTCAATTGCTGAGCCAGCTCAAGCTCGCCGACGCAGAAAACATCACCCGCTACCATGGCTCGTATCTCCACGGCTCGCGTTTGTGGATCATCATGGAGTACTGTGCTGGAGGCAGTGTGCGCACTCTCATGAAGGCAGGCCGTATCGAAGAACGACACCTCAGCGTCATCACACGTGAACTGCTCATCGCTATCCAGTACATGCACAAGGCTGGAATCATCCACAGAGACATCAAGGCCGCCAACATTCTCATCACCCAACAGGGACGTGTTCAGCTGTGTGATTTCGGAGTGGCCGCGCAATTAGTCTCCTCCAAGACTAAACGGTCCACTATTGTGGGAACACCCTATTGGATGGCTCCGGAAGTTATCACAGAAGGAGCATCATACAACGTCAAGGCAGATATTTGGTCGCTTGGTATCACGCTCTATGAAATTGCAACAGGCTCCCCTCCCCTGTCCGACCAGGAGGCAATGAGGGCCATTTTTCTGATCCCCAGAAACAAACCCGCAAGATTGGAAGGATCCCAGTACTCAGCGGCCCTCAAGGAAATTGTCGCACTATGTCTGGACGAACTGCCTGACGAACGACCCTCAGCAGAGGAGCTGTCAAAAACCAAGTTTGTCAGAGGCTCAAAGGGTATCCCAACATCGACCATCAAAGACCTCATTTCAAGATATATGCACTGGAGGGAACACAacaagtcacgtgattcgaTGGCTGTATATAACCGGCATTCCATTGGGTCTGAAGAGGATATTGTGGACCATTCGGACGACTTTCGGTGGGACTTCGACACATCCACTGCGCCTGATGATGCTCGTGTGGAGGTTCATAATGGCCAGATGGACTTCAGGCCAGAACCCACACATGCCTACAGAGATATTGGCGAGATGGGTACCCAAGTCCTGTTGCAGAGCACTGTCTCTGCCTCTGAGGTCTTGGAACAGAGAtatgagcagcagcagggacTACAACAAGGCCAACTACACGATCTTACGACAGCTACTAACACGATGACTGTGCCtcaggaagaagaggagccACATCCacttctggagctgtttgtggacGAAAACGAACCTCCTGCCCCTCCTGCCCCTCCTGCCCCTCCTGCCCATGCTCCTATGCCTGCTCGTCCCGAGCTGTCTTCCTCAATGTCTCTACCTACCGTTCCCACTCAAAAGACTCAAATGGCGTCTATGGCTCCAACTCTCAACGATCTAAGAGAGGAAGGCGAGCCTCCAGGGGTACCTCCCATGGCCATGTCTCGTCGTAAGACTCTTGGACGGGGTTCCAAGATGGGAGCTTCTCCCGAGAAAGATCATCcccaacctcctcctcttcagcaTTCACACAGTTTCGCACAGACccaaggccaaggtcaGAATCTCAATCAAACCACCCATTCAGGCCAGGCAACTCACCCCGGTCTAGGAGGTTTGCCTCAAGTGCAGCAGCCGCCTCAGCTACAGCAACAacttcctcctcagatAAAACAGCCCCCTCATCAAATACAGCATCCACAGCCACCGCTGATGCCCCAATTGCATCAGACAATGCCTCCTGTGCCTCACACACAACCTCCTCCCTCTCAGATGCCGCCTCtcccacagcagcagcctccacAACAGCCATTGGCTCCCCCACCTTTAATGGCACAGGCTCCGCCGCCCCCGACACCAATGCATCACTCCTCCGCGTCGCTGGCCGCGGTAGCAGCTGCGAAGTCAGCTATCAATTCGGCCaacccttcttctgggGCATCTCTGGCTGCCCCTCATCAGGTTTACCCCAAGAGAACGCCCTCTCCCATTCGGGGCAGTCCTCCACCCGTGAAACGGCCTTCCAGCCCTCCTCCGCAGTTCCACAGACCCTCTATCTCGTCGGTGtcgtccatctcatcagcagcagcttctcccTCTGCAGCTTCGCCTGTGATGAGCCACAAGTCGTCTGTGTCTTCTGAAGACGGCGGCCATGCTTCTCCTCCGTTGATACCTCGTTCCGAGAACCCCCAGCTGGCTACCCGGTCAGCTTCTGTTCCTGACGTGGTTATGCCTCGCTCAGACGTTAATGGAAAGTCCCCTGCGTTCAACACCGAGAAGCCCGCCAAACTGCGAAACGTCAACCTGCAGATCAAAATGCCTCCGGCACAAGCCCCGCCCATGCCCGATGCATTCATGACCCCTGCCCGCAAGGAAGACTACACGCCCAGTCTTAATGTTCCGTCTCAGCCTTCGTCGcgtcgtccttctcgggCTGCCCAAACCCAGCCGCCCGTTCAATCCACTCTGCAGTTCCCTCCCATTCCCAAAATTGATCTGtcggtgctgctggaccCTGCTCCTCACGCCGATGTCACTcgggagctggagaagctgcttACCTCTTTTGGAGACGCTCTCAAGGTGATGGAGGACGGCTTCTCATCACTCTAA
- a CDS encoding uncharacterized protein (Compare to YALI0E34037g, similar to uniprot|P00128 Saccharomyces cerevisiae YDR529c QCR7 ubiquinol--cytochrome-c reductase subunit 7, similar to Saccharomyces cerevisiae QCR7 (YDR529C); ancestral locus Anc_1.16), which produces MASITSVVKTSELILKSPLLSKIVVPLAKTYVKFSGYRQLGFKMNDLIIEETPNMQLALRRLPPTESYDRVYRLIRATQFSLSHKLATGNDITKPEEDDHYLIPYILDVEAEAFEKDALDNLEVVKRK; this is translated from the exons ATGGCTTCAATCACCTCCGTCGTGAAGACTAGCGAGCTTATCCTCAAGTCTCCTCTCCTCAGCAAGATTGTTGTTCCTCTTGCCAAGACCTATGTCAAGTTCTCCGGATACCGACAGCTTGGTTTCAA GATGAACGATCTGATCATTGAGGAAACCCCCAACATGCAGCTCGCTCTCCGACGACTCCCTCCCACCGAGTCTTACGACCGAGTCTACCGACTCATCCGAGCCACTCAGTTCTCTCTGTCTCACAAGCTTGCCACTGGTAACGACATCACCAAgcctgaggaggacgaccACTACCTCATTCCTTACATCCTCGACGTTGAGGCTGAGGCTTTTGAGAAGGATGCTCTTGACAACCTCGAGGTTGTTAAGCGAAAGTAG
- a CDS encoding uncharacterized protein (Compare to YALI0E34045g, similar to uniprot|Q8X8M5 Escherichia coli Orf hypothetical protein), with protein MSTQKNVTYKNLNGNGITQSAIVFFPPNFQESQKYSSIIVGHPAGGVKEQTASIYAEKLAAGGFVTIAYDASYQGDSTGEPRFLEDPYIRTEDNSAAVDYLTTLPYIDNLNIGVLGICASGGYVVNAAINDKRIKAVGTVSGVNIGNMYRAGWTGDASGVALATLQLGDQARTDEADGGETAYMPFAPEKVEDAPVPELRDAYDYYRTSRAQKTNCPSKFTVRSINQLVTYDAFNLAKDFLTQPLLMIAGSEAGTKFYSVDLVKDVKGVSQDAQTYIVEGSNHFDLYDKSKQVDEAVSQLLPFYEKYLK; from the coding sequence ATGTCCACTCAGAAGAACGTCACCTACAAGAACCTCAACGGCAACGGAATCACACAGTCAGCCATTGTCTTCTTCCCTCCCAACTTCCAGGAGTCTCAGAAGTACTCTTCTATCATCGTTGGCCACCCCGCTGGAGGTGTCAAGGAACAGACTGCCAGCATATACGCCGAAAAGCTTGCTGCAGGTGGTTTCGTGACCATTGCTTACGATGCTTCCTACCAGGGAGACTCCACAGGAGAGCCTCGATTCCTCGAAGACCCTTACATTCGAACCGAAGACAATTCTGCAGCAGTCGACTACCTCACGACCCTGCCTTATATCGACAACCTGAACATTGGTGTCCTTGGTATCTGTGCCTCTGGTGGCTACGTCGTGAACGCTgccatcaacgacaagCGAATCAAGGCTGTCGGTACCGTGTCTGGTGTGAACATTGGAAACATGTACCGAGCGGGATGGACCGGGGATGCCTCTGGCGTCGCTCTCGCTACCCTTCAGCTGGGTGACCAGGCTAGAACCGACGAGGCCGATGGCGGAGAGACTGCCTACATGCCCTTTGCTCCCGAGAAGGTTGAGGACGCCCCTGTCCCTGAACTCCGAGATGCATATGACTACTACCGAACATCCCGAGCCCAGAAGACTAATTGTCCTTCCAAGTTCACTGTTAGATCTATCAACCAACTTGTCACCTATGACGCCTTCAACCTCGCTAAGGACTTTCTTACTCAGCCCCTTCTCATGATTGCTGGTAGCGAGGCCGGAACCAAGTTCTACTCGGTCGACCTTGTTAAGGATGTGAAGGGTGTTAGCCAGGACGCTCAGACTTATATTGTCGAGGGTTCTAACCACTTTGATCTTTATGACAAGTCCAAGCAGGTGGATGAGGCTGTCTCTCAACTCCTCCCCTTCTACGAGAAGTACTTGAAGTAG